The following are encoded together in the Erpetoichthys calabaricus chromosome 16, fErpCal1.3, whole genome shotgun sequence genome:
- the cacng8b gene encoding voltage-dependent calcium channel gamma-8 subunit isoform X2, with translation MKINHFPEDADYDHDSAEYLLRVVRASSIFPILSAILLLLGGVCIAASRFYKSKRNIILGAGILFVAAGLSNIIGVIVYISASAGDPGTKKDEDKKWHYSYGWSFYFGGLSFILAEMIGVLAVNIYIEKNKEARCRSRTDLLKSTSAILRLPSYRFRNRSRSSSRSTDPSHSRDPSPVGVKNFGLPASLLASSGLQSAQLSQLQNQQQLPPVQGPISVSTLPNPHTVSSVGGEINMYTLSRDAKLAGLGGVGVGGVSAAPLYGTVDRATFFQVHNCFPKDQQAAQPQSERPTAPIDTGTLRANTGTLGRDVGGLGLGTSTIDRQAKENSNTNTLNRKTTPV, from the exons ATGAAGATCAACCACTTCCCTGAAGATGCGGACTACGACCATGACAGTGCAGAGTACCTGCTCC GTGTGGTCAGGGCATCCAGCATCTTCCCCATCCTCAGTGCCATCTTACTCCTGCTGGGGGGAGTGTGCATCGCCGCCAGTCGATTCTACAAGAGCAAGAGGAACATCATCTTGGGAGCCGGGATTCTCTTTGTGGCCGCTG GTCTGAGCAACATTATTGGGGTGATTGTGTACATCTCAGCCAGTGCTGGTGACCCTGGCACAAAGAAAGACGAGGACAAAAAATGGCACTACTCCTATGGCTGGTCATTCTACTTTGGTGGACTGTCCTTCATCCTGGCGGAGATGATTGGAGTGCTGGCAGTGAACATCTACATCGAGAAGAATAAGGAGGCTCGCTGCCGATCCCGAACTGACCTCCTCAAGAGCACTTCTGCCATCTTGCGCCTCCCCAGCTATCGCTTCCGGAATCGCTCACGCTCTAGCTCACGCTCCACAGACCCTTCGCATTCCCGAGATCCCTCGCCGGTCGGTGTGAAGAACTTCGGCCTGCCCGCTTCCCTCCTTGCCTCTTCTGGCCTGCAGAGCGCTCAGCTTTCCCAACTCCAGAACCAGCAGCAGTTGCCTCCAGTGCAGGGGCCCATCTCAGTATCTACCCTGCCGAACCCCCACACTGTTTCCTCTGTGGGTGGTGAAATTAACATGTATACTTTGTCCCGGGATGCCAAGCTGGCAGGTTTAGGGGGAGTTGGGGTCGGAGGGGTGTCGGCCGCTCCCCTATATGGCACGGTTGACCGGGCCACTTTCTTTCAGGTTCACAATTGCTTTCCAAAAGATCAGCAAGCTGCACAGCCACAGAGCGAAAGACCGACAGCCCCCATTGACACAGGAACCTTGCGTGCCAACACTGGCACTCTAGGGAGAGATGTAGGGGGTTTGGGGTTGGGTACCAGCACTATTGACAGACAGGCTAAGGAGAACTCCAACACTAATACCCTAAACCGGAAGACAACCCCAGTCTGA